A genomic stretch from Helianthus annuus cultivar XRQ/B chromosome 1, HanXRQr2.0-SUNRISE, whole genome shotgun sequence includes:
- the LOC110876276 gene encoding twinkle homolog protein, chloroplastic/mitochondrial isoform X1 gives MFLLRHRKPLHGVLFSNAFRPLMASKSTLSSVSYHPNHKSNIYPLNRFILFRFPPTSNPQLRPLSFSTHATTPRPVPEVYLEKPDDDIVDTPQLKHLKSKLKEIGIVCGHFGPGQTNGLLCPMCKGGESMEKSLALLIADDGNAAVWNCFRAKCGWAGSTRGSADVKSSYNRMNKITPKVKNIRRITAQELKLEPLCRDLCDYFAERMISEETLRRNSVMQRLYMNQIVIAFTYKRKGELINCKYRGLPKTFSQEADTEKILYGLDDIEGASDVIIVEGEMDKLAMEEAGFRNCVSVPDGAPPQVSSKDLPSQEQDIKYQYLWNCREYLEKASRIILATDGDAPGQALAEELSRRLGKERCWRVTWPSKNENERFKDANEVLMFMGPAVLREVIESAELYPIKGLLNFRDYFSEIDAYYHQTLGTELGISTGWKALDDLYNVVPGELTVVTGVPNSGKSEWIDALLCNLNRSVGWKFALCSMENNVFLKFQFYTVREHGRKLLEKHIKKPFFDVRYGKSVERMSLEELEVGKQWLSDTFHLIRCENDCLPNTKWVLDLAKAAVLRYGVNGLVIDPYNELDHQRPSNQTETEYVSHMLTCIKRFAQHHSCHVWFVAHPRQLQQWTGGPPNLYDISGSAHFINKCDNGIVIHRNRNPEAGALDLVQVCVRKVRNKVSGTIGDAFLQYDRITGEYNDIK, from the exons ATGTTTCTCCTCCGGCACCGGAAACCTCTTCATGGTGTCCTCTTCTCCAACGCTTTCCGTCCTCTTATGGCCTCCAAATCCACACTCTCTTCCGTTAGTTATCATCCCAACCACAAATCCAACATCTACCCCCTTAACAGATTCATTTTGTTTCGTTTCCCCCCAACTTCAAACCCCCAATTGCGTCCTCTATCCTTCTCTACTCATGCCACTACTCCCAGACCAG TTCCTGAAGTCTATTTGGAGAAACCTGATGATGATATAGTTGATACGCCTCAGTTGAAGCACCTTAAATCAAAATTGAAGGAAATTGGAATCGTCTGTGGACATTTCGGTCCTGGTCAAACAAATGGCTTGCTCTGCCCCATG TGTAAAGGTGGCGAATCTATGGAGAAGTCACTCGCTCTCCTCATTGCTGACGATGG TAATGCTGCTGTTTGGAATTGTTTTAGAGCCAAGTGTGGATGGGCAGGAAGTACACGT GGTTCTGCAGATGTTAAGTCAAGTTACAACAGGATGAATAAGATCACCCCCAAAGTGAAAAACATTAGGAGAATTACAGCACAAGAATTGAAGTTAGAACCTTTGTGTCGTGAT TTATGTGACTATTTTGCCGAAAGAATGATATCTGAAGAGACGCTACGGAGAAACTCTGTCATGCAAAGATTATACATGAATCAG ATTGTCATTGCCTTTACTTATAAACGAAAAGGGGAACTTATAAATTGCAAGTACCGGGGTCTTCCAAAGACTTTCTCGCAG GAAGCTGATACTGAAAAAATATTATATGGACTTGATGATATAGAAGGAGCAAGTGATGTCATTATT GTTGAGGGCGAAATGGACAAACTTGCAATGGAAGAAGCAGGCTTCAGGAACTGTGTTAGTGTCCCTGATGGTGCACCtccacaagtttcctctaaagaTTTACCATCCCAAGAACAG GACATAAAATACCAATATTTGTGGAACTGCAGGGAGTATTTAGAAAAG GCGTCTCGCATAATACTTGCCACCGATGGAGACGCGCCTGGTCAAGCCTTAGCTGAAGAGCTATCACGCCGCCTTGGAAAAGAAAG GTGTTGGCGAGTCACGTGGCCaagtaaaaatgaaaatgagCGTTTTAAAGATGCTAATGAGGTTCTCATGTTCATGGGCCCAGCTGTATTGAGGGAAGTTATTGAGTCTGCTGAATTGTACCCTATTAAAGGGTTACTCAACTTCAGAGATTACTTCAGTGAAATTGATGCATATTACCATCAAACCCTTGGTACGGAGCTTGGCATTTCAACCGGATGGAAAGCATTGGATGATTTATATAAT GTTGTGCCGGGAGAGTTGACCGTAGTCACCGGAGTACCCAATTCAGGAAAGAGTGAGTGGATTGATGCATTGTTATGTAATCTTAATCGAAGCGTTGGTTGGAAGTTTGCACTCTGCTCTATGGAGAACAATGTATTTCTAAAATTCCAATTTTATACA GTTAGAGAGCATGGAAGGAAGCTTCTAGAAAAGCACATTAAGAAGCCGTTTTTTGACGTGAG GTATGGAAAATCTGTTGAAAGAATGAGTTTAGAGGAATTGGAGGTAGGAAAGCAATGGTTGAGTGATACTTTTCATCTCATACG GTGTGAGAATGATTGCCTACCAAATACCAAGTGGGTGCTTGATCTTGCGAAAGCTGCAGTCCTTAGATACGGTGTGAACGGGCTCGTGATTGATCCATACAACGAGCTTGATCACCAGCGACCTTCCAACCA GACTGAGACAGAGTATGTAAGTCACATGTTGACCTGCATCAAGCGATTCGCTCAACACCATTCATGCCATGTATGGTTTGTGGCACACCCGAGACAG TTGCAGCAGTGGACTGGAGGCCCTCCTAACCTATACGACATTAGTGGAAGCGCACACTTCATAAACAAATGTGACAATGGAATTGTTATTCATCGAAATAGGAATCCAGAGGCAGGTGCTCTGGACCTAGTGCAG gtTTGCGTGCGAAAGGTACGGAATAAAGTCTCAGGAACAATAGGTGATGCATTCTTGCAATATGATCG AATTACTGGTGAATATAATGACATCAAGTAG
- the LOC110876276 gene encoding twinkle homolog protein, chloroplastic/mitochondrial isoform X2 gives MFLLRHRKPLHGVLFSNAFRPLMASKSTLSSVSYHPNHKSNIYPLNRFILFRFPPTSNPQLRPLSFSTHATTPRPVPEVYLEKPDDDIVDTPQLKHLKSKLKEIGIVCGHFGPGQTNGLLCPMCKGGESMEKSLALLIADDGNAAVWNCFRAKCGWAGSTRGSADVKSSYNRMNKITPKVKNIRRITAQELKLEPLCRDLCDYFAERMISEETLRRNSVMQRLYMNQIVIAFTYKRKGELINCKYRGLPKTFSQEADTEKILYGLDDIEGASDVIIVEGEMDKLAMEEAGFRNCVSVPDGAPPQVSSKDLPSQEQDIKYQYLWNCREYLEKASRIILATDGDAPGQALAEELSRRLGKERCWRVTWPSKNENERFKDANEVLMFMGPAVLREVIESAELYPIKGLLNFRDYFSEIDAYYHQTLGTELGISTGWKALDDLYNVVPGELTVVTGVPNSGKSEWIDALLCNLNRSVGWKFALCSMENNVREHGRKLLEKHIKKPFFDVRYGKSVERMSLEELEVGKQWLSDTFHLIRCENDCLPNTKWVLDLAKAAVLRYGVNGLVIDPYNELDHQRPSNQTETEYVSHMLTCIKRFAQHHSCHVWFVAHPRQLQQWTGGPPNLYDISGSAHFINKCDNGIVIHRNRNPEAGALDLVQVCVRKVRNKVSGTIGDAFLQYDRITGEYNDIK, from the exons ATGTTTCTCCTCCGGCACCGGAAACCTCTTCATGGTGTCCTCTTCTCCAACGCTTTCCGTCCTCTTATGGCCTCCAAATCCACACTCTCTTCCGTTAGTTATCATCCCAACCACAAATCCAACATCTACCCCCTTAACAGATTCATTTTGTTTCGTTTCCCCCCAACTTCAAACCCCCAATTGCGTCCTCTATCCTTCTCTACTCATGCCACTACTCCCAGACCAG TTCCTGAAGTCTATTTGGAGAAACCTGATGATGATATAGTTGATACGCCTCAGTTGAAGCACCTTAAATCAAAATTGAAGGAAATTGGAATCGTCTGTGGACATTTCGGTCCTGGTCAAACAAATGGCTTGCTCTGCCCCATG TGTAAAGGTGGCGAATCTATGGAGAAGTCACTCGCTCTCCTCATTGCTGACGATGG TAATGCTGCTGTTTGGAATTGTTTTAGAGCCAAGTGTGGATGGGCAGGAAGTACACGT GGTTCTGCAGATGTTAAGTCAAGTTACAACAGGATGAATAAGATCACCCCCAAAGTGAAAAACATTAGGAGAATTACAGCACAAGAATTGAAGTTAGAACCTTTGTGTCGTGAT TTATGTGACTATTTTGCCGAAAGAATGATATCTGAAGAGACGCTACGGAGAAACTCTGTCATGCAAAGATTATACATGAATCAG ATTGTCATTGCCTTTACTTATAAACGAAAAGGGGAACTTATAAATTGCAAGTACCGGGGTCTTCCAAAGACTTTCTCGCAG GAAGCTGATACTGAAAAAATATTATATGGACTTGATGATATAGAAGGAGCAAGTGATGTCATTATT GTTGAGGGCGAAATGGACAAACTTGCAATGGAAGAAGCAGGCTTCAGGAACTGTGTTAGTGTCCCTGATGGTGCACCtccacaagtttcctctaaagaTTTACCATCCCAAGAACAG GACATAAAATACCAATATTTGTGGAACTGCAGGGAGTATTTAGAAAAG GCGTCTCGCATAATACTTGCCACCGATGGAGACGCGCCTGGTCAAGCCTTAGCTGAAGAGCTATCACGCCGCCTTGGAAAAGAAAG GTGTTGGCGAGTCACGTGGCCaagtaaaaatgaaaatgagCGTTTTAAAGATGCTAATGAGGTTCTCATGTTCATGGGCCCAGCTGTATTGAGGGAAGTTATTGAGTCTGCTGAATTGTACCCTATTAAAGGGTTACTCAACTTCAGAGATTACTTCAGTGAAATTGATGCATATTACCATCAAACCCTTGGTACGGAGCTTGGCATTTCAACCGGATGGAAAGCATTGGATGATTTATATAAT GTTGTGCCGGGAGAGTTGACCGTAGTCACCGGAGTACCCAATTCAGGAAAGAGTGAGTGGATTGATGCATTGTTATGTAATCTTAATCGAAGCGTTGGTTGGAAGTTTGCACTCTGCTCTATGGAGAACAAT GTTAGAGAGCATGGAAGGAAGCTTCTAGAAAAGCACATTAAGAAGCCGTTTTTTGACGTGAG GTATGGAAAATCTGTTGAAAGAATGAGTTTAGAGGAATTGGAGGTAGGAAAGCAATGGTTGAGTGATACTTTTCATCTCATACG GTGTGAGAATGATTGCCTACCAAATACCAAGTGGGTGCTTGATCTTGCGAAAGCTGCAGTCCTTAGATACGGTGTGAACGGGCTCGTGATTGATCCATACAACGAGCTTGATCACCAGCGACCTTCCAACCA GACTGAGACAGAGTATGTAAGTCACATGTTGACCTGCATCAAGCGATTCGCTCAACACCATTCATGCCATGTATGGTTTGTGGCACACCCGAGACAG TTGCAGCAGTGGACTGGAGGCCCTCCTAACCTATACGACATTAGTGGAAGCGCACACTTCATAAACAAATGTGACAATGGAATTGTTATTCATCGAAATAGGAATCCAGAGGCAGGTGCTCTGGACCTAGTGCAG gtTTGCGTGCGAAAGGTACGGAATAAAGTCTCAGGAACAATAGGTGATGCATTCTTGCAATATGATCG AATTACTGGTGAATATAATGACATCAAGTAG